A window of Cottoperca gobio chromosome 16, fCotGob3.1, whole genome shotgun sequence contains these coding sequences:
- the tmem158 gene encoding LOW QUALITY PROTEIN: transmembrane protein 158 (The sequence of the model RefSeq protein was modified relative to this genomic sequence to represent the inferred CDS: deleted 1 base in 1 codon) gives MLNDSPTLLLALTAVAGLLQRCQGWSDEDLLMPPNNSSNGFLSNLEVDVRFSKRSVEESDAPPDASSLQTLSQCNVSVQRLLPTSLVAHWDSSFGFQCDVLIYTTNNHGRAFFSAAFNRATSPIVIEHLGVTGGQQELRLCVGCGMSRYRRFSQGRSRGQQAGDQVTFCCVDFSLDELKGDKSWRLNRKPIESTLVACFMTLVIIVWSVAALIWPVPIIAGFLPNGMEQRRPR, from the exons ATGCTGAACGACTCTCCGACTCTCCTCCTGGCTCTT ACCGCGGTGGCCGGACTTCTCCAGCGATGCCAAGGCTGGAGCGACGAAGACCTCCTCATGCCGCCCAACAACTCCTCCAACGGGTTCCTGTCCAACCTGGAGGTGGACGTGCGCTTCTCCAAGAGGTCCGTGGAGGAGAGCGACgccccgcccgacgcctcatcCCTGCAGACTCTGTCCCAGTGCAACGTGAGCGTGCAGAGACTCTTGCCCACCTCGCTGGTGGCCCACTGGGACAGCAGCTTCGGCTTCCAGTGTGATGTGCTCATCTACACCACCAACAACCACGGAAGGGCTTTTTTCTCCGCGGCGTTCAACAGGGCGACGTCGCCTATCGTCATCGAGCATCTCGGGGTCACCGGGGGTCAGCAGGAGCTCCGGCTGTGCGTGGGCTGCGGGATGTCCCGGTACCGGAGGTTTAGTCAGGGCAGGTCGAGGGGTCAGCAGGCCGGGGATCAGGTCACTTTCTGCTGCGTGGATTTCAGCCTCGACGAGCTTAAGGGAGACAAAAGTTGGAGGCTGAACAGAAAGCCCATCGAGTCGACACTTGTGGCTTGTTTCATGACTTTGGTCATCATCGTGTGGAGTGTTGCTGCTCTCATATGGCCAGTCCCGATCATTGCAGGATTTCTGCCCAATGGGATGGAGCAGAGGAGACCGAGATAA
- the clec3ba gene encoding tetranectin, whose amino-acid sequence MDARGVWLMFCLLLLARCTLQQTASSKKRNGKKDSANSAAIEEMKKQITDILQDLNLLKEQQALQTVCLRGMKIIGKCFLSNPVKKTFHAASEDCISMGGSLSTPLTGDENDQLYNYVRQSIGPEEDIWLGINDIVTDGQWVDQSGSSVRFKNWETEITLQPDGGRSQNCGILSTTANGKWFDESCRAEKASVCEFNIV is encoded by the exons ATGGATGCTCGAGGGGTTTGGTTGATGTTTTGCCTTCTCCTGCTGGCACGCTGCACGCTCCAGCAGACCGCCtcttcaaagaaaagaaatggaaagaaag ACTCTGCAAACAGTGCTGCAATTGAAGAGATGAAGAAACAGATTACTGACATTCTTCAAGATCTGAATTTGCTGAAAGAGCAGCAAGCTTTACAGACAG TTTGTCTGCGAGGCATGAAGATCATCGGCAAGTGTTTCCTGTCTAACCCGGTGAAGAAGACTTTCCACGCAGCCAGCGAAGACTGCATCTCCATGGGAGGCAGTCTGAGCACTCCTCTGACAGGAGACGAGAACGACCAGCTCTACAACTACGTACGTCAGAGCATCGGCCCGGAGGAGGACATCTGGCTGGGCATCAATGACATCGTGACCGACGGCCAGTGGGTGGACCAGTCGGGCTCCAGCGTGCGCTTCAAGAACTGGGAGACAGAGATCACTCTGCAGCCAGACGGAGGGCGCAGCCAGAACTGCGGCATCCTCTCCACCACAGCCAACGGGAAGTGGTTTGATGAGAGCTGCCGAGCTGAAAAGGCTTCTGTGTGCGAGTTCAACATCGTGTGA